A segment of the Zingiber officinale cultivar Zhangliang chromosome 8B, Zo_v1.1, whole genome shotgun sequence genome:
TTCTGCTTGAATGAAagttctgaaatttcagtttaaCAAAGCTTGCGGAAATTTTTACATATAGCTTCAAAAATAATTACTTCTATTTAGAAGTAATTGAAACTTCAATTAAGACTGTAGATAATGAATAGGGAAATCTGCAACAACTTTGGTATGGTTAGTTAATAGTTTCTGCTAATGATTCATGAATTTTCACTGATGAATGTGCTGGTTTTTCCCCTAATACATCAAAGAATCTAATTTAAGTGTCATGAGCTCTAGATGATATCATGAGATAAGCCATTAGGCGTGGTTCTGATATTTGATAAAATAACAAAATAGGTTAACATATCACAGATGTGCTATTAAATATAGTTAATAGAATATAATTGGGGGGAAAACTAATTTTTATTACGTTTGCTGGTAGGATGTTTTCTGCTGAAACTCTTGACAACTAACCATGCTCTATGTCAAGCCTTTGATGTTTTTTTTCCCCCTGCAGGTATCACGCTTGATTGAAATGCAAACGCCTTTATATAGGGAAGGGGTCAAAGCCTTTCATCTCCTGTTCCAACAACACCACAACAATCGACTAACAAGATCAGCTCCTGTTTCCTACAATCCATCGTTGTGATGAGAACTATATAGTTTCCATAGGAACAAGAAATGGTGTGCTTATTCAAATTATTATTCTGATTCCTCTCAAGGCaccattattttcttttatttatttatgccaTCCTTCCTTATGAGTTGGCTTCAATAAAGAACTCGTTGAGAGCTAAACCAATAAGGCAATAATACTTCAGCACAGCACCATCTTAAACTTAGCGCAACAGCGACCTGAGTTCATGTTCTTAGGAGTGTTGAATGTAGTGTAGTCCTCTCAGAGAAACATACGGCTTGTTATTTTCATCTATTCTCGATAGATGTTGAAATGTGTTATTATCAACTATATTCTTGAAATCCTTTTTAAATATTCTTGATGTAtttttgttgttttaattgtcggACCAGATTTTAGAGTTGATCAAATAGTGCACGAAAGATGTGAATGGGTACTTATATATTTacctttttaaatatttatttttcctttttaagcACTCATaatcacatgcttatatattaaACCAATGCAGATACGTGGCtaataaaaatatgaataaaaacatATTAAAGCAAACACGAAAGATCAAATCGACGTGGTAACTCAGAGGCCTCGAGCGAGCATCTGGTTGTAATTCTCGATGGATTGCAGGCGCTGCAGGTGGAGCTGCTGCCTGAATCGCCTGATGAACGCGTCCGCCTCCTCGTTGATGTTCTCCACCTCTACGTATTCCGCCCTCCTCGCCGACGCCACCTGCCTGCGTTGGATCCGCTCGCCGCCGGCTCCTCCTCCGCGCGCAAAACCAGCAACGGCGTCATCCCTCGTACTATTAGTAGCAACTCTTCTGCTGTCGCGGCTGCCTTCGCTGTTGGATTCTGCATTTACCACATGTAGCATGTTGTTGTTCGTGGAGTTGGCCGCCGCCATGGCTAGATCTCAGTGATATGAAACACGAAGCTTCGATCAATCAAAGCGCTGGGGACCCAGATGGTCGAATCACTACTCCCAGCTCGATCGGCCTCTGCTTGCTAGATGCTTGAGCTGGAAGCCTAATGGCGGATGATGGACTTGGAGGAGTCTGCTGCGGTCCTTAGCGGACGTGGGAATCGTGTGTTATTTATAAGCGATCGACGCCGCCGAAATGACTGACCGCACCAGGCAGCGACGAGCTAGCTGTCAAGGCGTGTAGAGGTTAATGATGCGTGTTGACTGGACTTGAGGTGATCCAACGAGCTAGAAGAGTTCAGATAAAAGCTTAGTTGTCACTCCGTCTGTGGCGGCTAGAGCAGGAGTTCGGTCAACCCCAGGGAAAGAAGGTTCAGCGGACAATGTTTGACCGTAGTCCCAAACCTAATGACAAGTCGATAAGCTCGTACTACGTGGTGATTGCCTAGCCATAGCCAGGTCGCTGGTGTGTGAGCCAACTGCGCCTAGCTGTGAGTTTGCTAACTGCTGGTGAGCTCGTTGGCAGCCTAACCAGGAGCTGACTGTTAACTTAAGTTTGTCAGCCGGGGTTCTTATTGAAACTGTCTCTACATGCCGTATTTGTTTTTTCTTTCttgatttcaaattatttttatataaaattgtgTGAATTAACAGGGAAAGATCGAGTCAACGATTCGGTGCGGTGTTTTGCATGTAAATGATAACTCCTTGTTGACGAAGGTTCCTTCGTCGCTTTTTTGGTTCCATGCCTTGTCATCAATCGGCATGGAAGACATTTCGCTGGTTGGTGGAACGACGGTGCCTACTTCTTTCGTTTCGCTGAATTTTTTATG
Coding sequences within it:
- the LOC122017044 gene encoding uncharacterized protein LOC122017044; the encoded protein is MAAANSTNNNMLHVVNAESNSEGSRDSRRVATNSTRDDAVAGFARGGGAGGERIQRRQVASARRAEYVEVENINEEADAFIRRFRQQLHLQRLQSIENYNQMLARGL